The following are encoded in a window of Roseimaritima ulvae genomic DNA:
- the ruvB gene encoding Holliday junction branch migration DNA helicase RuvB, whose product MARETIYQQSDSGDDRDDSQESSAAAGPAVARPEVPSEDNKLRPKRIAEMVGQRDVIERLQIAIDAARHRGEPLGHILFDGPPGLGKTTFATVIPNEMETVVQFANGAGLKAPKDLIPYLTNVSEGSVLFIDEIHRLPRSVEEYLYTAMEDFRIDIVLGEGVSARTLNLDLRPFTMIGATTRAGMLSGPLRDRFQIREHLGFYPTEDLCEIVCRNSKKLNIGIDQESAMEVARRSRGVPRIANNRLLWIRDYAQSKASGAITLDVAHRAMDMIAVDRLGLDKQDRAYLQTLVRVFAGGPAGLEAIAHTMNCSSDTLEDEVEPFLLRYELIVRTRRGRMATPKAYEHLKTAS is encoded by the coding sequence ATGGCTCGCGAAACCATTTATCAACAATCCGATTCCGGCGACGACCGAGACGACTCGCAGGAGAGCTCCGCGGCAGCCGGTCCGGCGGTGGCGCGGCCCGAAGTGCCATCGGAAGACAACAAGCTGCGGCCCAAGCGGATCGCCGAGATGGTGGGTCAGCGAGACGTGATCGAACGGCTGCAGATCGCCATCGATGCGGCTCGTCACCGCGGCGAACCGCTCGGACATATCCTCTTCGACGGCCCTCCCGGCTTGGGCAAAACCACCTTCGCAACCGTGATTCCCAACGAGATGGAAACGGTGGTGCAGTTCGCCAACGGGGCCGGCCTGAAAGCTCCCAAGGACCTGATTCCGTATCTGACGAATGTGTCAGAAGGCTCGGTGCTGTTCATCGACGAAATTCACCGGCTGCCGCGGAGCGTGGAAGAATACTTGTACACGGCGATGGAAGATTTTCGCATCGACATCGTGCTGGGCGAAGGCGTTAGTGCCCGTACCTTAAATCTGGATCTGCGGCCCTTCACCATGATCGGTGCCACGACCCGCGCGGGGATGCTCAGCGGCCCGCTGCGTGACCGTTTTCAAATCCGTGAGCATTTGGGCTTTTATCCCACCGAAGACCTCTGCGAAATCGTCTGTCGCAATTCCAAGAAACTGAACATCGGCATCGATCAAGAATCCGCCATGGAAGTCGCTCGCCGCAGCCGGGGCGTGCCGCGGATCGCCAACAATCGCCTGTTGTGGATTCGCGACTATGCGCAGAGCAAAGCCAGCGGCGCGATCACGTTGGACGTGGCCCATCGCGCCATGGACATGATCGCCGTGGACCGCTTGGGATTGGACAAACAGGACCGGGCTTACCTCCAGACCCTGGTGCGTGTGTTCGCCGGCGGCCCGGCCGGCCTGGAAGCCATCGCGCATACGATGAACTGCAGCAGCGACACGTTGGAAGACGAAGTCGAACCGTTTCTGTTGCGGTACGAGTTGATCGTCCGCACCCGTCGCGGCCGGATGGCAACGCCTAAAGCCTACGAACATCTCAAGACCGCCTCGTAA
- a CDS encoding tRNA-uridine aminocarboxypropyltransferase has translation MSASFDAHADSHRQRCYGCFRPRRLCFCHAIPKIDNATEVLILQHMRERFHPFNTARIVRRALRNATLLVDHNQRMSAAANEFPFGSQAGILYPSADARVLSELPPEQHPRQLVVIDGTWHHAKTLMRDIPRLQRLPRYCLVPQQPSRYRIRREPTETALSTIEATVQALRTIEPQTAGWDDLLQAFDTMVDQQLAEMGPNNHLRRNTRRRSLTNPNFPRVLTAEPQRVIVAYGESTPQHRSETASGAAVSDRKPILWTAQRPATGERFRCLIQPPTPLSPTVLQHMQLDAAQFDAAVSLDAFADAWREFVREGDTLVVYHMSTARLLTAAGLTLPRCITLKSIQFNGSRPRGTLEEVMQSMNIAAEQDPELCRAARRLQNAIRYLDYLRSENIAEDQSLSH, from the coding sequence ATGTCCGCCTCATTTGACGCCCATGCCGACTCACACCGCCAACGCTGCTACGGATGCTTTCGTCCGCGGCGGCTGTGTTTCTGCCACGCCATTCCGAAAATCGACAATGCCACCGAAGTGCTGATCCTGCAGCACATGCGAGAGCGTTTTCATCCGTTTAACACCGCGCGGATTGTGCGTCGCGCGTTACGCAATGCGACGCTGTTGGTCGACCATAACCAGCGGATGTCCGCGGCGGCGAACGAGTTCCCATTCGGTTCGCAGGCCGGCATCTTATACCCCTCGGCCGACGCACGGGTGTTGTCGGAACTGCCGCCCGAGCAGCATCCGCGGCAATTGGTCGTTATCGATGGCACCTGGCATCATGCCAAAACGTTGATGCGTGACATCCCCAGGCTGCAACGATTGCCGCGTTATTGTCTGGTTCCCCAGCAGCCCAGTCGCTACCGGATCCGCCGCGAGCCCACCGAGACGGCTCTGTCGACGATCGAAGCCACCGTGCAAGCGTTGCGGACGATCGAACCGCAGACGGCTGGCTGGGACGACTTGCTGCAAGCCTTCGACACCATGGTCGATCAGCAATTGGCGGAAATGGGCCCCAACAATCACTTGCGGCGCAACACACGTAGGCGGTCGTTGACGAACCCCAATTTTCCCAGGGTGCTGACCGCGGAACCGCAGCGCGTGATCGTGGCGTATGGAGAGAGCACGCCGCAGCACCGCAGCGAAACCGCGTCGGGGGCGGCCGTTTCGGACCGCAAACCGATCCTCTGGACCGCCCAGCGTCCCGCGACGGGCGAACGCTTTCGCTGCCTGATTCAACCGCCGACTCCGCTCTCGCCGACCGTGCTGCAACACATGCAATTGGACGCCGCCCAGTTCGACGCGGCCGTTTCGCTGGACGCCTTCGCTGATGCTTGGCGAGAATTCGTCCGTGAAGGCGACACGTTGGTGGTGTACCACATGTCGACCGCTCGTCTGCTGACCGCCGCGGGTCTGACGCTGCCGCGTTGCATTACCTTGAAGTCGATTCAGTTCAACGGCTCGCGTCCGCGGGGCACGCTGGAGGAAGTCATGCAGTCGATGAACATCGCCGCGGAACAAGACCCCGAGTTATGTCGCGCGGCTCGCCGTCTGCAAAACGCGATCCGGTATCTGGATTACCTGCGGAGCGAAAACATCGCAGAAGACCAGTCGCTAAGCCACTAG
- the rarD gene encoding EamA family transporter RarD, which translates to MLADDSLSRLRIGFVCAVAAHTLWGLFPLYWRYLRQVDALQLVGHRVLWSFLMLAVLIPALLSMGQMGGWSVFWRTITSVRCWAVYALAATMIAINWLAFVYAVTHDRILDASLGYYINPLLNVMLGVLFLGERLAWQQWVAIGFAAVGVAVMTVLGGGLPWPAIAMASSFAIYGLVKKKASLPPLMGIWLETAVLVIPTALYLWTVEASGEGAMGGGSWGTRALLIGGGVVTIVPLTLFAIATQRVPLSTMGVLQYVGPTLQLLCGAVAAGEPFGTGKIIGFGFVWCGIVIFLIKLRADTVSMRGVALETS; encoded by the coding sequence ATGCTCGCTGACGATAGCTTGTCTCGATTGCGGATCGGCTTTGTGTGTGCCGTTGCGGCCCACACACTGTGGGGATTGTTCCCGCTGTACTGGCGTTACCTCCGCCAGGTCGACGCGTTGCAACTGGTCGGCCACCGCGTGTTGTGGTCGTTTCTGATGCTGGCAGTGTTGATTCCTGCTTTGTTGTCGATGGGACAGATGGGTGGCTGGTCAGTTTTTTGGCGGACAATTACCAGTGTTCGTTGTTGGGCCGTGTACGCCTTGGCGGCCACCATGATCGCTATCAACTGGCTGGCCTTTGTGTATGCGGTGACGCATGACCGCATCCTGGACGCTTCGCTGGGCTATTACATTAATCCTCTGTTAAATGTGATGTTGGGGGTGCTGTTTCTGGGCGAACGCCTGGCCTGGCAGCAGTGGGTGGCGATCGGTTTTGCCGCCGTGGGCGTCGCCGTGATGACGGTGCTCGGCGGCGGCTTGCCCTGGCCGGCGATCGCCATGGCCAGCTCCTTTGCGATCTACGGACTGGTGAAAAAGAAAGCCTCCCTGCCGCCGCTGATGGGTATCTGGCTGGAAACGGCCGTGTTGGTGATCCCGACTGCCCTGTATTTATGGACGGTGGAAGCCAGCGGTGAAGGCGCGATGGGCGGCGGCAGCTGGGGCACCCGGGCTCTGTTGATCGGCGGCGGCGTCGTCACAATCGTGCCGCTGACGCTGTTCGCCATCGCCACCCAGCGAGTGCCCCTGTCCACGATGGGCGTGCTGCAGTATGTCGGTCCCACGTTGCAACTGCTCTGCGGAGCGGTGGCGGCGGGTGAACCGTTCGGAACGGGGAAAATCATCGGCTTCGGGTTCGTGTGGTGCGGGATCGTGATCTTTTTGATCAAGCTGCGAGCCGACACGGTATCGATGCGCGGTGTGGCGCTGGAAACCTCGTAG
- the aroF gene encoding 3-deoxy-7-phosphoheptulonate synthase yields the protein MIVVMETTATQEQIDHMTERVRKLGLKANVIVGTERTVIAAIGEKREDTKDSLASGPGVSSVMPIIAPYKMASREVRPEPTQVQVREFRAGNGICGVMAGPCSVESEEQLMSAARAVKAAGATALRGGAFKPRTSPYSFQGMKEEGLKLLAAAREETGLAVVTEIMSTDDVELVAKYADVLQIGARNMQNYRLLEAVGNVDRAVLLKRGASATMDEFLLAAEYILNEGNENVMLCERGIRTFEDHTRFTLPLASVPYLHRKTHLPVIIDPSHGTGHTYMVPDMAVAAVAAGADGLIIEVHPDPENALSDGYQSLEFNQFQATMDRCRVVAEALGRSMG from the coding sequence ATGATTGTTGTCATGGAAACCACCGCCACTCAGGAACAGATCGATCACATGACCGAACGCGTCCGTAAACTGGGCCTGAAAGCCAACGTGATCGTGGGCACCGAGCGGACGGTGATCGCCGCCATCGGAGAAAAGCGTGAAGACACCAAGGACTCGCTGGCCAGCGGGCCGGGCGTCTCCTCGGTGATGCCGATCATCGCGCCCTACAAAATGGCCAGCCGCGAAGTCCGCCCGGAACCGACGCAAGTCCAAGTCCGCGAGTTCCGTGCCGGCAACGGGATCTGCGGCGTGATGGCCGGCCCCTGCAGTGTGGAAAGCGAAGAGCAATTGATGTCGGCGGCCCGGGCCGTCAAAGCCGCCGGAGCCACGGCGCTCCGCGGCGGTGCCTTCAAACCCCGTACCAGTCCCTACAGCTTCCAGGGCATGAAAGAGGAAGGCTTGAAGCTGCTGGCGGCCGCGCGGGAGGAAACCGGGCTGGCCGTGGTCACGGAAATCATGAGCACCGACGACGTGGAACTGGTTGCCAAGTACGCCGACGTGCTGCAGATCGGCGCCCGCAACATGCAGAACTACCGGCTGCTCGAAGCGGTTGGCAACGTCGACCGCGCGGTGCTGCTCAAACGTGGAGCCTCCGCCACGATGGATGAATTCCTGCTGGCCGCCGAATACATTTTGAACGAGGGCAATGAAAACGTGATGCTGTGCGAGCGCGGCATCCGCACCTTCGAAGACCACACCCGCTTCACCTTGCCGCTGGCCAGCGTGCCCTACCTGCATCGCAAGACCCACCTGCCGGTAATCATCGATCCCAGCCACGGCACCGGTCACACCTACATGGTTCCCGACATGGCCGTCGCCGCGGTGGCTGCCGGAGCCGATGGGCTGATCATCGAAGTCCATCCCGATCCGGAAAATGCTCTCAGCGATGGCTACCAGTCCTTGGAATTCAACCAATTTCAAGCCACCATGGACCGCTGCCGCGTCGTCGCCGAAGCCCTCGGCCGCTCGATGGGCTAG